A stretch of DNA from bacterium:
GCGCCGAGGGCGATCACAGCCCGAGGCACGGGCTTCAGGAGGAGGAAGGGAAGGGTGTGCGCCTTGCGCTCCTCGCCGAGGGCGGCGGTCGACACGACGAGGGCGGCGACCGGGTAGAGGGTGGCCATCCCCAGGCTGAACGTGAGGTCGTTGTACATCTCGGCAGCGAACGATCCGGAGCGCCCCAGGGACAGGAAGAACAGCAGCGGCGCCAGCGCCCCGGTCAGGAAGAGCATCGCGATCGACCGGCGGCGCCTCATCAACCGGCCGGTTAACGAACCGACCACCAGGAACAGGGCTCTCATCGGGGGTTCACCAGGTAGCGGAAGACGCTGTCCAGGGACTCGTCCTCGGGGGAGACCGCGGTGATCCGGGCTCCGGTCTCCCGGGCGCCGGCGGCGATGTCGAGGCCGAGGGCCCGGGCGTCGCCGGTCCTGATCTCGATCCCGTCCCGGCCGACCCGAACCGACTCCACCCACTCTCCTCCCAGCAGCCTCCGCGCCAGCGGGCGCGGCCGGTCGGTGTCGATCCGTATGACGCGGGGCTTGTCGGACATGGCGTCCCGCAGCGCGGCCAGGGTTCCCGCCGCGGCCACCCGTCCGTCGACCATGGCCACCACCCTTCCGGCCATGCGTTCCACCTCCGCGAGGACGTGTGAAGAGACGATGATCGTCCGGCCCTGCTGCCCGAGATCCAGGAACAACTCGATCAGGCGGGCGCGCTGGAGTGGGTCGGTGCCGTTGAGCGGTTCGTCCAGGAGCAGCACCTCCGGATCGTGGACCAGGGCCGCAGCCACCTTGGCCCTCTGGCGCATGCCCTTGGAGTAGGTCGACAGGGCCCGGTCGGCGTCCTTGGTGAGGTGGACGGTCTCGAGCGCCCGGACGGCGGCCGCTCCGGGGTCCGCCACCTTCGACATGGCCGCGCTCCACCGGATGAAGCGCCGGGCGGTCATGTGCCCGTACACGGCTTCGTCCTCCGGGACGAACCCGAGATGCCGGTACGCCGCGGGCTTGCGGCCCGGATCTCTACCGAGGATGGTCGCGCTGCCCGCCGACGGCGTCAGCAAGCCGGCCAGGACCCGGAGCAGGGTGGTCTTGCCGGCCCCGTTCGGACCGAGCAGGCCGGTCACCCCCGGCCCGAACGAGCAGTCCACCTCGGAGACCGCCACCTTCGCCCCGAACCACTTCGACAGCCGGTTGGCCACCACCGTGGGCTCGTCGACATGGAGGGCGTCGGTCGAGCGGTCGGGCGCCGTCACGTCAGCCTCCGGTAGCGCCAGCCGACCAGCGCCGCGCTCAGAACGGCCAGCCCGACTATGACGGCCAGCGAGATGCCCGGTCCGAATCCGGCCTGCGCCGGTATCCATTCGGCCGATTCGTGGACCCCGAAGATCCAGTCACGCACGTACCGGGGATGCTGCTCGGTGGCGAGCAGGGCCGCCCAGCGGGATCCGGGCGTGTCGTCCGTGGCCTCTTGGAAGAAGAGCGCCACCAGGTTGAGGCCCAGCGAGCCGATCAGGAAGGCGGCCGCGGCGGCGCCGACCCGGTTGATGAAGGACGCGGTGAGGAAGCTGAGCGATGCGTGCAGGACGAAGTAGGCGAGGGCTGCCAGCGGGACCTGCCAGAGGATGTCGGTTGTCCGGCCCAGGTAGGACAGGAAGCCCTCCCGGGAGAGCGCGGCCAGCCCCAGGTGGAGCAGCAGTTGGGGCGCCAGCCAGAAGCTGAGGATCACGGTGGCATACGCCAAGACCTTGCCGATCAGGTAGTCCCGGACGGCCAGCGGGCGCGAGAAGTACACGTTGAGGACCCCGTCGGTCCGGTCGGGGATCAGGAGCTGCGCCCCGGCGTAGGCCGCGAACAGCAGAGCCACCACCGAGATGAAGTCGAAGTAGCCCCGGTAGCGGGGGACCAGGTCCGTCAGCTCCTCGGCCGGGGTCTGGGAGGTGGCCCAGGTGATGGCGACCAGTATCAGCACCGACGCCAGCGCCACAGTGATGAGCGTCCACGGCAGCAGCTTCCGTTTCGCCTTGCGGCGGAAGCCCATCACCCTGCGGAACCCCTCTCTCACGATGGCCCGCACCGCGCCCCTTCTCCCGGTGCGGGTCCCGTCGTAGTGCCGGTAGCCGCGGTCGACGATGATCGCCTGGTCGCGGCCGGTCTCCCGCGAGTCAGCCATTTGCTTCCCTGGCGGCGGCCACGAGCACGTCCTCGAGGCGCCTGAGGCTGGTTCCCAGCCTGCGGACAGACGAGCCCGACGACTCGAGGGCGTCGCGCATCACGGTGAAGGCGTCCTCGGATCGTGTCACGACCGTCACCACCGCCCCGTCCAGGGTGGCGGACACGCCCCGGCGGGTCAGCGCCTCGACCAGGGGCCGGGGGTCGCCGTAGACCTCCACGGACAGGCGGTCCCCCTCCCCCGGAGGGTCGAGGGGCGCCGAGTGGATCAGCCGCCCGGCGTCGAGCATCACCACCCAGTCGCAGGTCCGCTCGATGTCGTCGAGGATGTGGGACGAGAACAGCACGTTCATGCCGAACTCGCGGAACCGGGCTATCAACTCCAGCATCTGGTCGCGCCCGGCGGGGTCGAGACCCGAGGCGGGTTCGTCCAGGAGCACCAGTTCGGGGTCGTGCACGATGCTCTGGGCAAGCTTGACACGCTGCTGCATCCCGGTGGAGAAGTCCCCCAGGTAGCGGAACCGCTCCTCGTGCAACCCCACCAGGAAGAGGGTCTCCGAAGCCCTCCTCCGCGCCTCGACCGGAGGGATCCCGCCGAGTTCCGCGGCGTACGCTACGAAGTCGGCCGCGGTCTGGTCCAGGGGAAGGCACTTGTTCTCGGGCATGTAGCCGATCCGCTCCCGGAGCCCGGCCGGGTCCTCGGCCACCGGCGTTCCGAATACCGAGATCTTCCCGTAGGTCGGCCGGATGAGGCCGAGCACGAGCCTGATGAGGGTGGTCTTGCCGGCGCCGTTGGCCCCGATGAGGCCGGTCACTCCGGGCTGGACGTCCAGGTCGACGTCCTCGAGCGCCCTGATGTTCCCGTAGCGCTTGTGGAGACCGCCGGCCTCGATGATCGGCGCGCCGGCCTCCGGCGTGGTCCGGCGTTCGGTCACGAGCCCGCTCTCACGCGAGCGCACCGTGTCTCATCCGGAAGTCCTTTCGGGAGCATCTCACCTGGCTCGCCCTTGACCGCCGGGCGGGCGGTGCGAGCATGAAGCCGGGCGGGCGGTGCGAGCATGAACTCTACTGTTCTAAAGGTCGCGCCAGATGTCAATGGGGGATGGCCCTCGCGATACCCGGATCGCCGGGCGGAACATCGGGATAGTTCCCTCCGTCGGCCGCACAGCCGGTCGGGATTCGGGAGTTCGACCTCGACTGACGCGCTCTCGGAGCCGTTCAGCCCGACGTAGGATCCGGGCCTTCCCGGCGGCGCCGGGAGCGGGACGACCGCTTGTCCTTCATCTTGGCGGACCGGTCCGCCATCCAGGAGCGCACCCGCGCCAGGAGTTCCCGGGCCCACCTGAACTCGGAGGACCACACGAGCAGGCCCGCCACCAGGAGCACGGTCCCGGGGATGATGGGGAGCACGAGCCCGGCCAGTGCCAGCAGGATGAGGAGCCCGCCGCCGATGGCCACCAATACCCTCCGGAAGTTCTTCTGGAGCCTCATCTCTTCGTGCCTGCCACGCCGGATCGGGCCTGCTCAGCCGCGGCTCTCCGCCTCGACCTTCCGGTAGAGCGGAGAGACTTCACCGAGCGGGGTTCCGGCCGGGACCGGAGCGCCGACCCATCCCTGCTCGGCGACGGTGCCGGGAAGGCCCAGCATCGAGTGGAGCCGTTCCGTGGTCACGGGGAGGTAGGGGGCGAGTGCGAGCTTGAGGTGGTTGATGGCGTCGAGGGAGTTCTTCAGGACGGTGGCCGCCGCCTCCCGGTCGGTCTTCACCAGCTTCCAGGGCTCGGTGGCGTTGAGGTAGGCGTTGATCCTCGCCGCCCCCTCCATCGCCGTCCTGAGCCCGGCCCTGAGCTCCACCCGCTCTATGTGGGCCGCCACCTGGTCGAGGGTCCGCCCGGCCGAGTCCAGGATCTCCTGGCCCATGGCGGTCTGCTCGCCCCGTTGGGGTACCCGGGCCGAGAACCCCGACCGGGTCATGGAGAGCACCCGGTGGACCAGGTTGCCCCAGGTGGCGACCAGCTCGTCGTTGATGCGGCGGTCCAGCTCCTCCTCGGACACCTCGGTGTCGTTGTTCTCGGGCAGGTTGGCGGCCAGCGCGTAGCGGAGCGCGTCCGGCTCGTAGACCTCGAGGGCGGCGCCGATGGTCAGGCCGATGCCCCGGCTCGCCGAGGCCTTCCCGCCGCGGAAGGTCACGTACTGGTTGGCGGGGACGTTGGTCGGTAGCTCCAGGCCGCCGTATCCCATCAGCATGGCCGGCCAGATGATGGTGTGGAAGGGGATGTTGTCCTTGCCGATGAAGTAGTAGTGCTCCGCCTCGGGGTTCTCCCACCAGTCCTTCCAGGCGTCGGGGGTGTGCTGGATCTGCGCCCATTCCTTGGCGGCGGACAGGTAGCCGATCACCGCGTCGAACCAGACGTAGATCTTCTTGCCCTCGCCGAGGCCCTCCACCGGGATGTCGACTCCCCAGTCGATGTCCCGCGTGATCGCCCGGTCCTGGAGGCCCTCCTCGATCCAGCCCAGGGAGAAGTTCAGCACATGGCGGCGCCAGCCCTCGCGGGACCGCAACCACTTCTCGAGGCGGTCGGAGAAGTCGGGCAGGCGCAGGTAGAAGTGGTCGGTCTCCCGCCGGACCGGGGTCGCTCCGGACAGCTTGGAACGGGCGTCGATCAGGTCGACCGGATCGAGGGTGCGGCCGCAGCCGTCGCACTGGTCCCCGCGGGCCTCGGGGTAGTCGCAGTGGGGGCAGACGCCCTCGACGTAGCGGTCGGGGAGGAACCGGCCCGCGTCCGGGTCGTAGAACTGCTCGGAGGTCCGGCGGTCGATGTGGCCGTTCTCGTGCAGGCGGCTGAAGATGTCCTGGGTGACATCGTGGTGGTTCCGGGTCCCGGTGGACGTGTAGAGCTCCCACTGGATGGCCAGCGCCTTCCATCCGGCCACGAACTCGGCGTGGTAGCGGTCCACGATCTCCTGCGGGGTGACGCCTTCCTGGTCGGCGCGGACCGTGATCGGGGTGCCGTGGACGTCGCTCCCCGACACCATCAGGGTGCGGTTGCCGACCAGACGGTTGTAGCGGGCGAAGATGTCGGCGG
This window harbors:
- a CDS encoding ABC transporter ATP-binding protein, with the protein product MTAPDRSTDALHVDEPTVVANRLSKWFGAKVAVSEVDCSFGPGVTGLLGPNGAGKTTLLRVLAGLLTPSAGSATILGRDPGRKPAAYRHLGFVPEDEAVYGHMTARRFIRWSAAMSKVADPGAAAVRALETVHLTKDADRALSTYSKGMRQRAKVAAALVHDPEVLLLDEPLNGTDPLQRARLIELFLDLGQQGRTIIVSSHVLAEVERMAGRVVAMVDGRVAAAGTLAALRDAMSDKPRVIRIDTDRPRPLARRLLGGEWVESVRVGRDGIEIRTGDARALGLDIAAGARETGARITAVSPEDESLDSVFRYLVNPR
- a CDS encoding ABC transporter ATP-binding protein; the encoded protein is MTERRTTPEAGAPIIEAGGLHKRYGNIRALEDVDLDVQPGVTGLIGANGAGKTTLIRLVLGLIRPTYGKISVFGTPVAEDPAGLRERIGYMPENKCLPLDQTAADFVAYAAELGGIPPVEARRRASETLFLVGLHEERFRYLGDFSTGMQQRVKLAQSIVHDPELVLLDEPASGLDPAGRDQMLELIARFREFGMNVLFSSHILDDIERTCDWVVMLDAGRLIHSAPLDPPGEGDRLSVEVYGDPRPLVEALTRRGVSATLDGAVVTVVTRSEDAFTVMRDALESSGSSVRRLGTSLRRLEDVLVAAAREANG
- the metG gene encoding methionine--tRNA ligase, with amino-acid sequence MVRNILVAVAWPYASGSRHLGHLAGAYLPADIFARYNRLVGNRTLMVSGSDVHGTPITVRADQEGVTPQEIVDRYHAEFVAGWKALAIQWELYTSTGTRNHHDVTQDIFSRLHENGHIDRRTSEQFYDPDAGRFLPDRYVEGVCPHCDYPEARGDQCDGCGRTLDPVDLIDARSKLSGATPVRRETDHFYLRLPDFSDRLEKWLRSREGWRRHVLNFSLGWIEEGLQDRAITRDIDWGVDIPVEGLGEGKKIYVWFDAVIGYLSAAKEWAQIQHTPDAWKDWWENPEAEHYYFIGKDNIPFHTIIWPAMLMGYGGLELPTNVPANQYVTFRGGKASASRGIGLTIGAALEVYEPDALRYALAANLPENNDTEVSEEELDRRINDELVATWGNLVHRVLSMTRSGFSARVPQRGEQTAMGQEILDSAGRTLDQVAAHIERVELRAGLRTAMEGAARINAYLNATEPWKLVKTDREAAATVLKNSLDAINHLKLALAPYLPVTTERLHSMLGLPGTVAEQGWVGAPVPAGTPLGEVSPLYRKVEAESRG